One Amaranthus tricolor cultivar Red isolate AtriRed21 chromosome 10, ASM2621246v1, whole genome shotgun sequence genomic window carries:
- the LOC130825366 gene encoding probable GTP-binding protein OBGM, mitochondrial isoform X1, with amino-acid sequence MAKWQFVLFLLKEDEDTASNFVELIFVKGREMLVTRRLLCIPRYLHQEGSLSKPLTSLRLLLSYSLYSNGPGKKSKATPLQERRMIDRFRLHVKGGDGGSGNASLHRSRNDRFGKPDGGNGGRGGDVILRCTSAVWDFRCLQHHIIGERGGHGASKNKIGNRGKDKVVQVPVGTVIHLVEGEIPSTVEKPSSGGSNPWDIPGTITSDFLASDQMSTSSSRESEIDQAEDRSHVSSSNKSGISECYASPGSSIKHCSPTSHSHGKLISKRGKNVCYSNYAFTNESAEDDDLEIDSGMSEEELKEDGVEIQYNFAQLTEEGQQIVVAQGGEGGLGSVSSGRHNKKTLKDTSHGNGRNDNQGNFDNDHQPDIRLGLSGSQASLILELKSIADIGLVGMPNAGKSTLLGAISRAKPVVGNYAFTTLRPNIGKLNYDELSISVADIPGLIKGAHENRGLGHAFLRHIESTKVLAYVIDLAAALNGRKGIPPWEQLKDLVIELEHYQEGLSDRPSLVVANKIDEDGAEHVLEELRRRVHDIPIYPVCAVLEEGIPDLKTGLKLLVNASCLEVGT; translated from the exons ATGGCGAAATGGCAATTTGTTCTTTTCCTG ttGAAGGAAGATGAAGACACTGCTTCAAATTTTGTG GAATTGATTTTTGTCAAGGGACGTGAG ATGTTAGTAACAAGGAGATTATTATGCATACCAAGGTACCTTCATCAAGAAGGATCTTTAAGCAAACCTTTGACATCACTGAGGCTTCTTTTGTCATATTCTTTATATTCTAATGGTCCTGGGAAGAAGTCAAAAGCTACTCCTTTGCAG GAGAGGCGAATGATTGACCGCTTTAGGTTGCATGTCAAAGGAGGCGATGGTGGAAGTGGCAATGCCAGCTTGCATCGTAGTCGAAATGATCGCTTTGGCAAGCCTGATG GTGGGAACGGTGGAAGAGGTGGTGATGTGATTCTACGGTGCACATCTGCAGTTTGGGATTTCCGTTGTCTGCAGCATCATATT ATTGGGGAAAGAGGTGGGCATGGCGCCTCAAAGAATAAGATTGGTAACCGTGGAAAAGACAAG GTTGTGCAAGTACCTGTTGGTACTGTTATCCATTTGGTGGAGGGAGAAATACCTTCAACAGTTGAGAAACCATCTTCTGGTGGGTCTAACCCTTGGGATATTCCAGGTACCATTACTTCTGATTTCCTTGCATCTGATCAGATGTCGACTTCTAGTTCACGAGAATCAGAAATAGATCAGGCAGAGGATAGGTCTCATGTTTCATCCTCTAATAAGAGTGGTATTTCCGAGTGTTATGCTTCTCCTGGATCATCTATTAAACATTGCTCTCCCACTTCTCATTCACATGGTAAATTAATATCAAAACGTGGCAAGAATGTATGTTACTCGAACTATGCTTTCACAAATGAATCAGCTGAGGATGATGATCTAGAAATTGACAGTGGTATGTCTGAGGAAGAGTTGAAAGAAGATGGGGTAgaaattcaatataattttgCTCAATTGACCGAAGAAGGGCAACAAATAGTGGTTGCTCAGGGTGGTGAAGGTGGTTTAGGCAGTGTGTCATCTGGGAGACACAATAAAAAGACCCTAAAAGATACAAGTCACGGTAATGGCAGAAATGATAACCAAGGGAATTTTGATAATGATCATCAACCTGATATAAGACTTGGTTTGTCCGGGTCACAGGCTAGTTTGATTCTAGAGCTCAAAAGTATTGCTGACATCGGCCTTGTCGGAATGCCTAATGCTGGTAAAAGCACTCTTCTGGGTGCGATTTCTAGGGCCAAACCTGTTGTAGGTAATTATGCCTTTACAACCTTGAGACCAAATATCGGAAAGTTAAACTATGATGAACTCTCAATATCGGTGGCCGACATCCCGGGACTTATTAAGGGTGCTCATGAGAATCGTGGTCTTGGGCATGCGTTCTTGCGACATATTGAAAGTACAAAAGTCCTAGCATATGTGATTGATTTAGCTGCGGCACTTAATGGCCGCAAAGGAATCCCACCATGGGAGCAACTTAAAGATTTGGTCATAGAGTTGGAGCATTACCAAGAAGGTTTATCAGATCGTCCATCTTTAGTAGTTGCGAATAAAATTGACGAGGATGGTGCAGAGCATGTTTTAGAAGAGCTACGGAGAAGGGTGCACGACATTCCTATCTACCCAGTATGTGCAGTTTTGGAGGAGGGAATACCGGACCTAAAAACTGGCTTAAAACTTCTTGTTAATGCCAGTTGTTTAGAAGTTGGAACATAA
- the LOC130825366 gene encoding probable GTP-binding protein OBGM, mitochondrial isoform X3, whose product MLVTRRLLCIPRYLHQEGSLSKPLTSLRLLLSYSLYSNGPGKKSKATPLQERRMIDRFRLHVKGGDGGSGNASLHRSRNDRFGKPDGGNGGRGGDVILRCTSAVWDFRCLQHHIIGERGGHGASKNKIGNRGKDKVVQVPVGTVIHLVEGEIPSTVEKPSSGGSNPWDIPGTITSDFLASDQMSTSSSRESEIDQAEDRSHVSSSNKSGISECYASPGSSIKHCSPTSHSHGKLISKRGKNVCYSNYAFTNESAEDDDLEIDSGMSEEELKEDGVEIQYNFAQLTEEGQQIVVAQGGEGGLGSVSSGRHNKKTLKDTSHGNGRNDNQGNFDNDHQPDIRLGLSGSQASLILELKSIADIGLVGMPNAGKSTLLGAISRAKPVVGNYAFTTLRPNIGKLNYDELSISVADIPGLIKGAHENRGLGHAFLRHIESTKVLAYVIDLAAALNGRKGIPPWEQLKDLVIELEHYQEGLSDRPSLVVANKIDEDGAEHVLEELRRRVHDIPIYPVCAVLEEGIPDLKTGLKLLVNASCLEVGT is encoded by the exons ATGTTAGTAACAAGGAGATTATTATGCATACCAAGGTACCTTCATCAAGAAGGATCTTTAAGCAAACCTTTGACATCACTGAGGCTTCTTTTGTCATATTCTTTATATTCTAATGGTCCTGGGAAGAAGTCAAAAGCTACTCCTTTGCAG GAGAGGCGAATGATTGACCGCTTTAGGTTGCATGTCAAAGGAGGCGATGGTGGAAGTGGCAATGCCAGCTTGCATCGTAGTCGAAATGATCGCTTTGGCAAGCCTGATG GTGGGAACGGTGGAAGAGGTGGTGATGTGATTCTACGGTGCACATCTGCAGTTTGGGATTTCCGTTGTCTGCAGCATCATATT ATTGGGGAAAGAGGTGGGCATGGCGCCTCAAAGAATAAGATTGGTAACCGTGGAAAAGACAAG GTTGTGCAAGTACCTGTTGGTACTGTTATCCATTTGGTGGAGGGAGAAATACCTTCAACAGTTGAGAAACCATCTTCTGGTGGGTCTAACCCTTGGGATATTCCAGGTACCATTACTTCTGATTTCCTTGCATCTGATCAGATGTCGACTTCTAGTTCACGAGAATCAGAAATAGATCAGGCAGAGGATAGGTCTCATGTTTCATCCTCTAATAAGAGTGGTATTTCCGAGTGTTATGCTTCTCCTGGATCATCTATTAAACATTGCTCTCCCACTTCTCATTCACATGGTAAATTAATATCAAAACGTGGCAAGAATGTATGTTACTCGAACTATGCTTTCACAAATGAATCAGCTGAGGATGATGATCTAGAAATTGACAGTGGTATGTCTGAGGAAGAGTTGAAAGAAGATGGGGTAgaaattcaatataattttgCTCAATTGACCGAAGAAGGGCAACAAATAGTGGTTGCTCAGGGTGGTGAAGGTGGTTTAGGCAGTGTGTCATCTGGGAGACACAATAAAAAGACCCTAAAAGATACAAGTCACGGTAATGGCAGAAATGATAACCAAGGGAATTTTGATAATGATCATCAACCTGATATAAGACTTGGTTTGTCCGGGTCACAGGCTAGTTTGATTCTAGAGCTCAAAAGTATTGCTGACATCGGCCTTGTCGGAATGCCTAATGCTGGTAAAAGCACTCTTCTGGGTGCGATTTCTAGGGCCAAACCTGTTGTAGGTAATTATGCCTTTACAACCTTGAGACCAAATATCGGAAAGTTAAACTATGATGAACTCTCAATATCGGTGGCCGACATCCCGGGACTTATTAAGGGTGCTCATGAGAATCGTGGTCTTGGGCATGCGTTCTTGCGACATATTGAAAGTACAAAAGTCCTAGCATATGTGATTGATTTAGCTGCGGCACTTAATGGCCGCAAAGGAATCCCACCATGGGAGCAACTTAAAGATTTGGTCATAGAGTTGGAGCATTACCAAGAAGGTTTATCAGATCGTCCATCTTTAGTAGTTGCGAATAAAATTGACGAGGATGGTGCAGAGCATGTTTTAGAAGAGCTACGGAGAAGGGTGCACGACATTCCTATCTACCCAGTATGTGCAGTTTTGGAGGAGGGAATACCGGACCTAAAAACTGGCTTAAAACTTCTTGTTAATGCCAGTTGTTTAGAAGTTGGAACATAA
- the LOC130825366 gene encoding probable GTP-binding protein OBGM, mitochondrial isoform X2 translates to MEMLVTRRLLCIPRYLHQEGSLSKPLTSLRLLLSYSLYSNGPGKKSKATPLQERRMIDRFRLHVKGGDGGSGNASLHRSRNDRFGKPDGGNGGRGGDVILRCTSAVWDFRCLQHHIIGERGGHGASKNKIGNRGKDKVVQVPVGTVIHLVEGEIPSTVEKPSSGGSNPWDIPGTITSDFLASDQMSTSSSRESEIDQAEDRSHVSSSNKSGISECYASPGSSIKHCSPTSHSHGKLISKRGKNVCYSNYAFTNESAEDDDLEIDSGMSEEELKEDGVEIQYNFAQLTEEGQQIVVAQGGEGGLGSVSSGRHNKKTLKDTSHGNGRNDNQGNFDNDHQPDIRLGLSGSQASLILELKSIADIGLVGMPNAGKSTLLGAISRAKPVVGNYAFTTLRPNIGKLNYDELSISVADIPGLIKGAHENRGLGHAFLRHIESTKVLAYVIDLAAALNGRKGIPPWEQLKDLVIELEHYQEGLSDRPSLVVANKIDEDGAEHVLEELRRRVHDIPIYPVCAVLEEGIPDLKTGLKLLVNASCLEVGT, encoded by the exons ATGGAGATGTTAGTAACAAGGAGATTATTATGCATACCAAGGTACCTTCATCAAGAAGGATCTTTAAGCAAACCTTTGACATCACTGAGGCTTCTTTTGTCATATTCTTTATATTCTAATGGTCCTGGGAAGAAGTCAAAAGCTACTCCTTTGCAG GAGAGGCGAATGATTGACCGCTTTAGGTTGCATGTCAAAGGAGGCGATGGTGGAAGTGGCAATGCCAGCTTGCATCGTAGTCGAAATGATCGCTTTGGCAAGCCTGATG GTGGGAACGGTGGAAGAGGTGGTGATGTGATTCTACGGTGCACATCTGCAGTTTGGGATTTCCGTTGTCTGCAGCATCATATT ATTGGGGAAAGAGGTGGGCATGGCGCCTCAAAGAATAAGATTGGTAACCGTGGAAAAGACAAG GTTGTGCAAGTACCTGTTGGTACTGTTATCCATTTGGTGGAGGGAGAAATACCTTCAACAGTTGAGAAACCATCTTCTGGTGGGTCTAACCCTTGGGATATTCCAGGTACCATTACTTCTGATTTCCTTGCATCTGATCAGATGTCGACTTCTAGTTCACGAGAATCAGAAATAGATCAGGCAGAGGATAGGTCTCATGTTTCATCCTCTAATAAGAGTGGTATTTCCGAGTGTTATGCTTCTCCTGGATCATCTATTAAACATTGCTCTCCCACTTCTCATTCACATGGTAAATTAATATCAAAACGTGGCAAGAATGTATGTTACTCGAACTATGCTTTCACAAATGAATCAGCTGAGGATGATGATCTAGAAATTGACAGTGGTATGTCTGAGGAAGAGTTGAAAGAAGATGGGGTAgaaattcaatataattttgCTCAATTGACCGAAGAAGGGCAACAAATAGTGGTTGCTCAGGGTGGTGAAGGTGGTTTAGGCAGTGTGTCATCTGGGAGACACAATAAAAAGACCCTAAAAGATACAAGTCACGGTAATGGCAGAAATGATAACCAAGGGAATTTTGATAATGATCATCAACCTGATATAAGACTTGGTTTGTCCGGGTCACAGGCTAGTTTGATTCTAGAGCTCAAAAGTATTGCTGACATCGGCCTTGTCGGAATGCCTAATGCTGGTAAAAGCACTCTTCTGGGTGCGATTTCTAGGGCCAAACCTGTTGTAGGTAATTATGCCTTTACAACCTTGAGACCAAATATCGGAAAGTTAAACTATGATGAACTCTCAATATCGGTGGCCGACATCCCGGGACTTATTAAGGGTGCTCATGAGAATCGTGGTCTTGGGCATGCGTTCTTGCGACATATTGAAAGTACAAAAGTCCTAGCATATGTGATTGATTTAGCTGCGGCACTTAATGGCCGCAAAGGAATCCCACCATGGGAGCAACTTAAAGATTTGGTCATAGAGTTGGAGCATTACCAAGAAGGTTTATCAGATCGTCCATCTTTAGTAGTTGCGAATAAAATTGACGAGGATGGTGCAGAGCATGTTTTAGAAGAGCTACGGAGAAGGGTGCACGACATTCCTATCTACCCAGTATGTGCAGTTTTGGAGGAGGGAATACCGGACCTAAAAACTGGCTTAAAACTTCTTGTTAATGCCAGTTGTTTAGAAGTTGGAACATAA
- the LOC130825365 gene encoding probable GTP-binding protein OBGM, mitochondrial: MHGDVSNKEIIMHTKVPSSRRIFKQTFDITEASFVIFLYSNGPGKKSKATPLQERRMIDRFRLHVKGGDGGSGNASLHRSRNDRFGKPDGGNGGRGGDVILRCTSAVWDFRCLQHHIIGERGGHGASKNKIGNRGKDKVVQVPVGTVIHLVEGEIPSTVEKPSSGGSNPWDIPGTITSDFLASDQMSTSSSRESEIDQAEDRSHVSSSNKSGISECYASPGSSIKHCSPTSHSHGKLISKRGKNVCYSNYAFTNESAEDDDLEIDSGMSEEELKEDGVEIQYNFAQLTEERQQIVVAQGDEGGLGSVSSGRHNKKTLKDTSHGNGRNDNQGNFDNDHQPDIRLGLSGSQASLILELKSIADIGLVGMPNAGKSTLLGAISRAKPVVGNYAFTTLRPNIGKLNYDELSISVADIPELIKGAHENRGLGHAFLRHIESTKVLAYVIDLAAALNGRKGIPPWEQLKDLVIELEHYQEGLSDRPSLVVANKIDEDGAEHVLEELRRRVHDIPIYPVCAVLEEGIPDLKTGLKLLVNGGEMSRLRLDNILVD; encoded by the exons ATGCATGGAGATGTTAGTAACAAGGAGATTATTATGCATACCAAGGTACCTTCATCAAGAAGGATCTTTAAGCAAACCTTTGACATCACTGAGGCTTCTTTTGTCATATTCTTATATTCTAATGGTCCTGGGAAGAAGTCAAAAGCTACTCCTTTGCAG GAGAGGCGAATGATTGACCGCTTTAGGTTGCATGTCAAAGGAGGCGATGGTGGAAGTGGCAATGCCAGCTTGCATCGTAGTCGAAATGATCGCTTTGGCAAGCCTGATG GTGGGAACGGTGGAAGAGGTGGTGATGTGATTCTACGGTGCACATCTGCAGTTTGGGATTTCCGTTGTCTACAGCATCATATT ATTGGGGAAAGAGGTGGGCATGGCGCCTCAAAGAATAAGATTGGTAACCGTGGAAAAGACAAG GTTGTGCAAGTACCTGTTGGTACTGTTATCCATTTGGTGGAGGGAGAAATACCTTCAACAGTTGAGAAACCATCTTCTGGTGGGTCTAACCCTTGGGATATTCCAGGTACCATTACTTCTGATTTCCTTGCATCTGATCAGATGTCGACTTCTAGTTCACGAGAATCAGAAATAGATCAGGCAGAGGATAGGTCTCATGTTTCATCCTCTAATAAGAGTGGTATTTCCGAGTGTTATGCTTCTCCTGGATCATCTATTAAACATTGCTCTCCCACTTCTCATTCACATGGTAAATTAATATCAAAACGTGGCAAGAATGTATGTTACTCGAACTATGCTTTCACAAATGAATCAGCTGAGGATGATGATCTAGAAATTGACAGTGGTATGTCTGAGGAAGAGTTGAAAGAAGATGGGGTAgaaattcaatataattttgCTCAATTGACCGAAGAAAGGCAACAAATAGTGGTTGCTCAGGGTGATGAAGGTGGTTTAGGCAGTGTGTCATCTGGGAGACACAATAAAAAGACCCTAAAAGATACAAGTCACGGTAATGGCAGAAATGATAACCAAGGGAATTTTGATAATGATCATCAACCTGATATAAGACTTGGTTTGTCCGGGTCACAGGCTAGTTTGATTCTAGAGCTCAAAAGTATTGCTGACATCGGCCTTGTCGGAATGCCTAATGCTGGTAAAAGCACTCTTCTGGGTGCGATTTCTAGGGCCAAACCTGTTGTAGGTAATTATGCCTTTACAACCTTGAGACCAAATATCGGAAAGTTAAACTATGATGAACTCTCAATATCGGTGGCCGACATCCCGGAACTTATTAAGGGTGCTCACGAGAATCGTGGTCTTGGGCATGCGTTCTTGCGACATATTGAAAGTACAAAAGTCCTAGCATATGTGATTGATTTAGCTGCGGCACTTAATGGCCGCAAAGGAATTCCACCATGGGAGCAACTTAAAGATTTGGTCATAGAGTTGGAGCATTACCAAGAAGGTTTATCAGATCGTCCATCTTTAGTAGTTGCGAATAAAATTGACGAGGATGGTGCAGAGCATGTTTTAGAAGAGCTACGGAGAAGGGTGCACGACATTCCTATCTACCCAGTATGTGCAGTTTTGGAGGAGGGAATACCGGACCTAAAAACTGGCTTAAAACTTCTTGTTAATGGCGGAGAAATGTCTAGATTGAGATTAGATAATATATTAGTAGATTAG